One candidate division WOR-3 bacterium DNA window includes the following coding sequences:
- the nrdR gene encoding transcriptional repressor NrdR produces the protein MRCPFCGSEDNKVVDSRPSKEGHSVRRRRECLNCSKRFTTYEYVEKVPLMVVKKDDRREPFSREKLLEGIELACKKRPISRDQIEKIVDDIEADVYTLSKVEVPSEEIGEKVMKALKDIDEVSYVRFASVYRQFKDKEEFLKELEKMSDGGKK, from the coding sequence ATGAGGTGTCCATTTTGTGGAAGTGAAGACAATAAAGTTGTCGATTCTAGACCGAGCAAAGAGGGACATTCTGTCAGGAGAAGAAGGGAATGTCTCAACTGTTCAAAAAGGTTCACAACTTATGAATACGTCGAGAAAGTCCCTTTGATGGTGGTAAAAAAAGATGACAGACGAGAACCTTTCAGCCGGGAAAAACTTTTAGAAGGCATAGAATTGGCTTGCAAGAAAAGGCCGATTTCGAGGGATCAAATTGAAAAAATTGTGGACGACATAGAAGCTGATGTCTACACGCTGTCGAAGGTCGAAGTCCCCTCTGAAGAAATTGGAGAGAAGGTTATGAAAGCGCTGAAAGACATCGACGAAGTCTCTTACGTCAGATTCGCATCTGTTTACAGACAGTTTAAAGATAAAGAAGAGTTCTTGAAAGAACTCGAGAAAATGTCAGACGGAGGTAAGAAGTAG
- the buk gene encoding butyrate kinase: protein MGSECMLKIFVINPGSTSDELSFFDGDEEIFHAVTRYSAEEMKPYESKSVISQYELRFALIMKTLEEKNVDIGQIDAVIGRGGLLKPIPGGTYLVTDDMLEDLKNGLNGDHPSNLGGILAKALADRVKEFSGKEIDAYISDPVVVDEMWKWSRYSGMPENPRISIFHALNQRRVGRNVAENMGKKYEELNMIIIHGGGGISVGLHRKGRVVDVNNALDGDGPFTPQRSGGVPSGGLAKMCFSGNFTHQEIKLKIKGRGGLVAYLGTSDLIILEKFIENRDLTDKEKSQILPSVTVEYAKDVIEAMAYQICKETGSLCGALGERPDAIVLTGGIAYCDFIVEFIKNRVQWMGSFFCLPGGDEMKALKDAAFLAQKGSVPPQTY from the coding sequence ATGGGGAGTGAATGTATGTTGAAAATTTTTGTCATAAACCCTGGATCTACAAGCGACGAATTGAGTTTTTTTGACGGAGATGAAGAGATATTTCACGCGGTGACCAGGTATTCCGCAGAAGAAATGAAACCTTACGAATCAAAGTCTGTAATTTCTCAGTACGAGTTAAGGTTTGCCCTCATAATGAAAACACTCGAAGAAAAGAACGTGGACATTGGACAAATAGACGCTGTTATAGGAAGGGGAGGTTTGCTCAAGCCGATTCCCGGAGGAACTTATCTCGTCACCGATGATATGCTCGAAGACCTAAAAAATGGGCTGAACGGTGATCACCCTTCGAATCTTGGAGGAATACTAGCCAAAGCGTTGGCTGACAGGGTAAAGGAATTTTCCGGAAAAGAAATCGATGCTTACATATCCGATCCTGTCGTAGTCGATGAAATGTGGAAATGGTCGAGGTATTCAGGCATGCCGGAAAACCCGAGAATTTCAATTTTTCACGCTCTCAACCAGAGGAGGGTGGGGAGAAACGTCGCTGAAAATATGGGTAAAAAATACGAAGAATTGAACATGATAATAATACACGGTGGAGGAGGGATTTCAGTTGGGCTTCACAGAAAGGGAAGAGTCGTCGATGTCAACAACGCACTCGACGGGGATGGACCTTTTACACCTCAAAGAAGCGGAGGCGTTCCTTCGGGAGGATTGGCAAAAATGTGCTTTTCGGGTAATTTCACCCATCAAGAGATTAAGCTTAAAATCAAAGGCAGAGGCGGCCTCGTTGCTTACCTGGGAACTTCAGACCTGATAATTCTTGAGAAGTTCATAGAAAACAGGGATTTGACGGATAAAGAGAAATCTCAAATATTGCCTTCCGTGACTGTTGAATATGCTAAAGATGTAATTGAGGCAATGGCTTATCAGATATGCAAAGAGACGGGTTCTCTCTGTGGCGCTCTTGGCGAAAGACCTGACGCTATTGTGCTCACAGGGGGAATCGCTTATTGCGATTTCATAGTCGAATTCATAAAAAATAGAGTCCAATGGATGGGCAGTTTCTTTTGCCTGCCTGGAGGAGACGAGATGAAAGCCTTGAAAGACGCGGCATTTTTGGCGCAGAAAGGCTCTGTTCCGCCTCAGACCTATTAA